ACTTACCTCGGTAATGTCGTACCTGCTAATCGGATTCCACCACGGACGCAGACCGGCCCGTAGCGCCGCACGCCAAGCCATTCTGACCACGGGCGGCGCAGCGCTGGCCATGTTCGCCGGACTGGTAATCATGGGCGAGGCCCCTGGGGGTTCATACCGGATTTCGCAACTTCTGGAGAACCTGAGATCCGGAGCAATGGACGCAACCTCACCGCTGGTCATAACTGCTGCCGTCCTGATAATGATCGGGGCACTCGCGAAATCGGCGCAGGTTCCGTTCCATTTCTGGCTCCCGGGTGCCATGGCGGCACCCACACCGGTATCCGCATATCTGCACGCCGCCTCCATGGTGAAGGCTGGTGTCTACCTAATTGCACGGCTCACTCCGGGTTTCTACATGATCCCCGGCTGGTCTCAGATAGCCGTCACCTTTGGCCTCATGACAATGGTGATTGGCGCATACCGAGCTCTCAAACAACGTGACCTCAAACTGATCTTGGCCTACGGCACAGTATCCCAACTTGGATTGATGACAGCCGCGGTCGGGTTCGGCACAGCGAGCACACTTGCCGCTGGCAAGGTGATTTTAGTGGCGCACGCGCTGTTCAAATCCTCTCTGTTTCTCACGGTCGGTGCCGTTGAGTCCTCCACCGGAACCCGCGATATCTGGGAACTTTCGGGCCTGTGGAAGAAGAACCCTCTTCTGGCAGTTTTCGCGGGTCTGTCCTGTCTATCAATGGCGGGAGTGCCCATCACCACCGGATACCTCGGTAAAGAAGCGGTCATTTCTGCCCTTTACTCAGGAACTGACGCCAACTGGCTTCCTGCAAGCAACGTTGCCGAACACGCGAACACCTTACTTCCCACGCCGAACGGCGCAATTGGGTGGATTCTTCTGATCATTGTCTCTCTCGCCTCGATGCTGACGGTCGCTTATTCTTGGCGCTTTTGGTGGGGAGCATTCGGGACCAAGCAGATAACTGTGGAGATGGAAGCCGAAAAGGTGCCCGGTTCCATGCTTGCTCCTATTGGAATTCTGGCGGCGGGAGCACTACTGGGTGGAGCCGCTTCCGGTTTTCAGGCCATCGGTGACAGGATGACCGAGGGAATGCCGGGACACTCCCATATTGCCCTCTGGTCTGGACCGGGTCCTGCCGTGGTGACCGCCATCATTCTGGGCGGAGGCATACTACTAGCGGCATTCAGGCCACAGGTATCGCGGATTCAGCGGTCAGTGACACTCCCGATCTCCGCGGTCAAGGTCTACTCGTGGATTCTGCGTGAGCTTGAGGTGCTTGCCTCGTTCGTAACCGTATCTACCCAGCGCGGCTCGCTTCCGGCTGAACTTTCAACGATTTTCTCCGCCGTTATTGTGGTGGGCGCGTACGCGCTATTTAGGGCTCCTGTCCCAAGCGTCATGCCGCAATACTGGGACTCCTTGCTTCAACTTGGAATAGTGATTGTCGGGGTCGTGGCAGTGATAGCCACGATCTCATCCAAGAACCGGATTAGAGCCGCACTCGCATTGGGTGCAGTGGGGATGAGCGTCTCACTTCTATTTGCTCAGTACGGGGCACCTGATCTGGCCCTCACCCAACTAGCGGTTGAGGCAGTCTCGATCGTCGTCTTCATCCTGGTGCTTCGAAAGCTCCCGGCTCAATTCAGCTATCGCCCCCTGATGTCTTCTAGAATCACTCGGCTTATCATTTCCGTCGGTGTGGGACTGGTCGCGTCAGTCGGCGGATACTACGCAATCTCCTCACGCATCCATGATCCCGTGTCAAAAGACATGCCTGCGGAAGCACTGAACTTCGGGTATGGCAAGAACATCGTCAATGTGATTCTGGTGGACATGCGCGCCTGGGACACGGTTGGTGAGCTCTCCGTCCTACTCGTCACGGCAACGGGAGTCGCTTCGCTCATCTACATTGTGACCCGAACCAGCCGCGCAGCCACAGCCTCCCGAGAGCAGTCAAGGTCGAACGAGGGACCGAACGGATCATTCCTGGTCGCGGGGCGTATGCAGGACAAGGCTCGCCGCTCAGTTGTTCTCGAAGTGAGCACGAGGCTCTTGTTCCCAACCATGATCATGCTCTCTATCTGGTTGCTATTTGTGGGGCACAACAACCCCGGCGGCGGATTTGCTGGGGGCGTGATTGCCGGCCTGGCGTTTGTCCTCCGGTACCTTGCTGGAGGACGTCACGAACTGGCAGAGGCCATGCCCATCCCCGCTGGCTACCTGCTTGGGGCGGGTCTGTTCATCTCTGCGGCGGGCGGGGCTCTGCCTCTGTTCTACGGGCGCTCTGTTCTGCAGTCCGTACCGATCGATATCTCGCTCGGCGCACTCGGAGACCTCCACTTTACGACCGCAATGATCCTTGACATCGGCGTCTACGTCTTGGTTCTAGGCTTGGTTATCGACCTGGTCTCGGCCCTGGGCGCTGAGATTGACTACCAGAGTGAGCGAGCTTCGCAAGGGCGACGTCCCGCGCCTGCGGCACCTCTGCGTAAGATGTCGAACCACGAGGAAGCGGTGAAGAAGTGATGACCGGACCCTCCCTCGTAATCCTCGCCTTCGTGGGGATACTTATCGGTTCCGGCGTCTACCTCGCTCTGGAACGGACCCTCTCCCGAATCTTTATCGGCCTTTCCCTGATAACCAACGGGGTAAACCTACTGATCCTTGCTATGGGTGGTGCCGCTGGACTGCCTCCGCTGCTCGGGCGAGATGAATCGGTTATCGTCGATCCGCTCCCCCAGGCCATGATCTTGACCTCGATTGTTCTGTCCCTTGGAACCACTGCGTTCGGACTGGCCCTCGCCTACCGCTCGTGGCTGCTGACGGGCAATGACGAGGTGGCAGACGACGTTGAAGACCGTCGTCTCTCCCGTTTGCTAGGCAAACGAGCCTCGTCCGTTGATGATTCTTTTGCTGAGGGAACAGAAGACCGGACCGTGTTCTATGACCGCGACGAGGTGCCCCACTTCGAGCGGCCTACTCCTGCAGAGATCCGCAGTCTACGTGAGGAGCTACTAAAGAGCGAAGATGAGTCCTCGGCCGACGGAGCTAACTCATGAACGTAGAAGTCTTTGCATGGGCGTTACCGCTTCCCGTCTTGATCCCTCTGATCTTCGCGGGCATAACGCTGCTCCTGTTTCGCCGTCCCAGGGCACAGCAGATCGTCTCCATTCTTGGAATGACACTGTCAACTGCCGTCGGAATAATCCTGGTAATCGCAGCCGGGAGCGGTTCCCCTCTGGTGCTGGACGTGGGTTCTTGGGCCGCCCCGATTGGCATCACTCTTGTTGGTGACCGGCTCTCGACCCTGATGCTGGTGGTTTCCCAGATCGTTTCGCTTGCGGTTCTGGTGTACTCAGTCGCACAGAATCTCTCTGACTCGACTCCATCGGCACCTGTCGCGGTGTATCATCCAACGTTCCTAATTCTCTCCGCTGGCGTCTCCAATGCGTTCCTGACCGGCGATCTGTTCAACCTCTATGTGGGCTTCGAGATCCTTCTCGCGGCATCATTCGTCCTAATTACCCTCGGCGGAACCAGGGGGCGGGTTCGAGCCGGCACCGTCTACGTGGTTGTTTCGCTCGTTTCTTCAGTCATCTTTCTTACGGCGATCGCCTGGATATACGGGGTCACCGGAACGGTCAATATGGCCCTGTTGTCAACTCGTCTCTCAGAGTTGCCAGCCGAGACGACTCTGGCCATGGAACTATTACTTCTGGTGGCTTTCGGCGTCAAGGCGGCCGTCTTTCCACTCGGGGCCTGGCTCCCTGATTCCTATCCAACTGCTCCAGCGCCCGTAACCGCAGTGTTCGCCGGCCTGCTTAGCAAGGTCGGTGTCTATGCGATCATTCGCCTGGAGTTTGTGCTCTTCCCGGGGGATCGACTGGCGGACCTGCTGGGAGTCCTCGGTATTCTTACGATGATTGTCGGAATTCTTGGTGCCGTCGCCCAGGACGACGCAAAACGGCTTCTTAGCTTCACGCTCGTCTCACACATTGGTTTTATGCTCTGGGGTATCTCCCTGAACACGGCTGCGGGTCTCGCAGCGACAATCTACTACGCGGCACACCACATCATTGTCCAAACCGCCCTGTTCCTTCTGGTCGGACTAATGGAGCGTCACGCCGGGACGACATCGCTGACCAAACTGTCCGACCTGGCAAAGAGGGCACCGTTCATCGCGGTGATGTTCCTGATTTCCGTGATGAATCTGGTCGGGATGCCCCCTCTGACCGGCTTCATCGGAAAACTGGGATTGGCCGAAGCTTCGGCAGCCAGCGGAACTCCGATGGCATGGACACTCCTGGGATTCGGTCTGCTCACTTCGCTACTGACCCTCTACGTCGCCGTCAAGTTCTGGAATAAGGCTTTCTGGCAACCACGGGGAGCCGAAGCATCCGATCATTTGCTTCCTGCCGATGGCGAGCGGCTCTCAGGCAGACAGGAACGACGTCTTCGTAGGCTGAGGATTGTAAGCCGACCTACCCGCCGTGCGGAACGAATCGTAGAGGCTTCCCGAACTCAACTTGAGAAGGGTAGCAACGATGCAAACCCTCTGATGTACGGAGTGGTCGCTTCACTAGTCGTACTCCAGGTGTGCATGGCGGTCTTCTCGGGCCCCATATACAAGTTCACAACCGAGTCGGCGGAGTTTCTGTACGAACCGGGAGCGTACACCCAGGCGGTATTGCCGGATGGCGGAAGGGGAGCGGGAGAATCGTACGAGGAGTCGCTACGACCGCCGAAACCACCTTGGATCCCTGAGCAGACGGTACCTCCGCTGGAATCACCGGACACGGAAGAGCTTCCGAGCGTGGGAGGTGGCAACCAGTGACACATAAGAACTCCCGACTTACCGATGAAGAGGAACGCGCCCAAACCGCAGCCAGGCGCAAGCTCAGAGAGGCAGGAGCGGACGCCGGTGCCAACCTCAGCATGGGGCCCAGAGTTTCCCCGGCAATGACGCTGTGGCTAGTGATCGTGTGGACGATTATGTTCCAACAGATCTCTTGGCTTGTAGTGCTCTCGGGAATCCTATTTGCGGTGGTCATCCAGGTTGTGTTTCCGATGCCCAGTCACTCGCACCTATGGCACGTTCGCATCGGCTACTCGATCGTTCTGGTCGCCCGCTTCATCTGGGACCTGATTGTCGCCGGTGTTCAGGTCTCCTGGTTGGTTCTCAGTGGAAGTAGCCACCCGGACGGAATCATCGAATGTCGGATGCGAAGTGGAAATCCGGTGTACCTAACGGTTGTCGCGGCAATGTGCTCCATGGTGCCTGGAACGGTGGTGCTAAAGATCGACCCCAGCAAGAAACTCATGTACCTACATGCTCTGAACCTGCCCGCGCAGGGAGGTGCCGACGGCGTTCGATTATCCGCCCGAGAACAGGAGAAAAGGGTTCTTCTGGCGATGGCGACCAATCCGGTTGTCATCGCTGCCGGTTACGGAAAATACCTCCCGATCGCCGGTAAGAAGGAGGGAAAGGACTAGTGGTTCTCGCGACTCAAGTAATTGTCGGCGTCAGTCTTGGGATGCTATTTGCATCTGCCCTGCTCTCTCTTGTCCGTCTAGTGTTAGGGCCGACTGCGCTGGATCGAGCGATCTCTATCGACGTTATCACTGCGGCGGTTATCGGCACCGTTGTGGTGCTGATCGCATGGTGGCAACGCACCGACCTTATGGTCTTGTTGATTATCTTCGCTCTGACGGCCTTCTTCTCAACCGTCACCGTTTCTCGTTACGTTGCAAACACTGCGATAAGCCGACACGAGGAATCCCTCGCAGCCCAGTCCAGAAAGACTCGGCAGGAGAACGACCCGAAGGAGGCCCGAGAATGACGCAAATTCTGGATCTGATCGGGGCTCTGTTCATCCTGGCCGGATCAACGTTCACACTTATCGCAGCCATTGGTCTTGTCAGATTCAACGACCTGTTCTCAAGGACGCATGCCGCAGCGAAGCCGCAGATGCTCGGCCTGATGCTAATGCTCGTCGGCCTGATGTTCATGGAACGCACCTGGGCCTGGTTCGCCATCTGCACACTGGTTATCGCCATCCAGATGGTGGCGGCTCCGGTTGCTTCACACCTTCTTGGGCGCGCCGCATACATGACGGGACTAGCCGAGAGTGAATCCCTGGTTCTCGACGAACTCAAAGAGGGCGATCCGAACGCGGATGCCGAAGAAGCACCGAAGATCTCCGAGGGGAGCTAATCCTCTTCCTCGTCTTCCTCCCACGCCGAATATCTCCAACCGGCGCTGGGTGAATCATCCCAGTACTCATCCTCATCGTTAGAGTCCTGCGGACTATCATCCGACTGCTCTGCCGTGGAGAGCTCACGCTGTAGTGAATTGAAATCGGTCTCGGGGCTGAAATACTTCAGCTTCCGAGCCACCTTCATGTTCTTAGCCTTTTGACGGCCGCGCCCCATGGGGTCGACCCCCTCTTAGTCTTGCGGGTCCGCGCATGCGGTCCCCTGGTTCATCAAGTTTGTTCGCCCGCCTATATTACCCTGGCGCGGTCGAACCCTGCTACGCCGTGGACAGCTAGCAGGGTTCACTCTGCATCTCAGCGGCTCTTCTTGGCCTTACGCCGGACTACAAGAAGCACTATGGTTCCAAGTGCAACCGCACCTGTGATCAATAGTTTCTTCATGGCCTGAGAGTCTCCATCCCTCGCATCGTCAACCGTGGTAGCGAAGTTGTAGGTTGTCTCTTTAGCCTTGTATTTGAGGTCATCAGCCAGATAGCTGGCCTGAACCTTCGGCTGCACGGTGTTTGTCAGCAGAGCCAGACTTTCCGCGAGCTTCTGACGGCTCGAATCAATCTGTGCGCGGAGCTCATTTTCACTCATGGTCGAAGTGTTCTGCGTATCACTCATTCGCCCTTGCCCTCTTTCACAGCTTCCTTGACGACATCCAGGTCGGTCTGGAATCCCTCAGCGGTCGGCTTATCTGCAACCGCCCTCTTCACGACGTTGACTCCGATAAGGACCAAGACGATGATCGCCACGAGCAAAATACCAGCGACGATCAGGGAGGCCGCCCATCCCGGAAGCACATTTGCCAGTGCCAACTCGATTGTGCGGAGCAGCCAGCCGATCATGTAGAAGACCAGCACCAGAGCAGTCAGGATCAGACCAGCAGCAATTGCAATCTTTTTCCCTGTTGTCTGCCCCTTCATCTTCAGTAACTGAATCTGAGAGGTTATGAGGGTCTGGCCCTCCGAAATGACGGTCTGCACCAGTTCCACGATGGACGGATGGACCGGTTTCGTCGGGGGCACTCGCCTAGAACTCCGGGAGTCATCATCCCAAATCTCATCGACGCTTATCTCTTCGAACTCAGGAGTCGTACCGCTTGTCATTGCTCCTCCTAGGACATTGCACTGGTGAGTCCCAGCGCACACAGGTAACTCACCAAGTTTCGCATTAATCGCGAGAACTTTGGTCTTCACTGTATAGGTCTTCTATCCAGTCCTGCTCGGGTGCCACTGCACCGGGCAGCGAATCCAAAATCTGTTTGGCTCTATCAATAACATCGACCTGTCGCTTCGACAGGGCCTGGGTTGGACCCGCGGGCGACTCCACTAAATCCGAGACACTCTTGCCCGTGGCGACCGGGTCTCCCTCGCCCTCAACCAGGCTAGGCATTGCGGAATGATCGGGCAGGTAATCGTCTGTTAGGGTGACCGGCCACGGTTGATCTACTTCTTCTCCACTCGACGTGGCATCATCCGGTTGTCTGCTCGATAGTTCAGCGGCATCCCCATGGCGAGTGCCGAGCAGTTCCTGCACCTTCTCTAGCGTCGGCGCCTTGACCTCGGAGGCGATCCGACCGTCTTTCAGCAGGACAACTCGATCCGCACCCGCAGCGAAGTCGTCGCTGTCTGTTGCAGCAACGACAGTAGTCCCCTCTCGGTTGACGAGGCTCTTTAGGATCGCCCCGACTCGGGCTTCCTGTTCGTGATCAAGGAACAGGGTGGGTTTGTCAAGGACCAACAACTTTGGTCGGAATACCATAGCCCGGGCAAGCGCAACCAGTTGACGGTCGCCGTACGATAGGTCTTCTGGTTTTCGATGTAGAACCGTGCGGATGCCAAGAGCGTCAACCATATCTTGAAACTGAGATTCGGAAACCCGACGACGGGCCGGGTACAGAATGTTGTCTCTGGCAGTAAGGTCCGGGAGCAGGCCGAGGTCTTCAAGCATCGCGCCGATGGTTCTTCCAAGGAACTTAGCGCGTCGGCGAGGAGTCATCTTCGTTAGGTTTCGCATGCCGACGTAGACAGAGCCGGAAGTCGGCGCGGTAATCCCCGCAAGGCAGTGCAGAAGAGTCGACCTGCCCGCACCCGCAGACCCAACGACGGCCACGAACTCTCGAGGACCAGCCCGAAAAGTAACGTGTTCCAAAGCGACCTTGTAGGTGGGACCAGACGCGTAGGTCTTCGTTAGATCACGTGCAGATACACTCGGCGTGCCAGTAGGACCAGAGGATTCCATGCCCCTATTGTCTCGCATTACTGTGAAAAAGGGGGCTAGGATGCCACTTCCCGAACCTAGGCTAGAGGTCTAGTCTTCGGGGAGACCCTGTATGTCTCTTTCGGATCAGTAACGGACACAGGCGCCAGCACCTCGTTTATCTTGGTAACGACGGCCGGCTCCAGCTTTACGCCGGAAGCCTTGACGTTGTCATCCAGCTGTTCCGGCCGTGAGGCGCCAACTAGCGCCGCCGCAACGTTGGGATTGCTCAGAACCCAGGCAATTGCCAACTGGGGCATGGTTAGCCCACACTCGTTGGCGATCGGCTTTAGCTTCTGTACCGCTTCCAGGGTCTCCGGGGCCATAAACTGTTCGACGGTCCTGGCCCCGCCCTTCTTGTCTGCCGCTCGAGAACCAGCCGGCAATTCCTCACCGGGAATGTACTTTCCGGTCAGGACACCCTGGGCCATTGGGGACCAGACGATCTGGGATATTCCAAGTCCGGCACACGTGGGGATTACCTTGTCTTCAATGACCCGCCAGAGCGCAGAATACTGCGGCTGGTTTGAAACCAGCTGAATACCAAGATCTTTGGCTAACTTGTGCCCGTCACGAATCTGCTCTGCGGTCCACTCCGAGACTCCGATGTACATTGCTTTTCCCTGGTGCACCAGGTCTGCGAAAGCCTGGAAGGTCTCTTCGAGCGGCGTCTCATAGTCAAATCTATGCGCCTGGAACAGGTCTACATAGTCAACATCCAGCCTCTTCAATGAACCATGCAGACCGTCAAATATGTGCTTACGTGAAAGACCGCCCTGGTTTGCACCTCGGCCACCAACCGGCCAGTAGACCTTGGTGAACACCTCAAAGGTGTCACGATCCAGACCCTTCAGCGCTTTACCCAGTATTCTTTCCGCCTCCCGGTTGGCATAGACGTCGGCGGTATCGAATGAGGTGATTCCCAGGTCCAGTGCACGATGCACTGTCTTTATTGCCTGGTCATCTTCCACTTGAGAGCCATGAGTCATCCAGTTCCCGTAGGTAATCTCGGTAACCTTTAGCCCAGAATTTCCTAAATAGCGATATTCGACCATGACTCAAAAATAGCATCGTGACCCGGGTCCCCCAGAAGAATCCCGTCGGTATACCACATCCGCCGCCGAACCAAGCCTTGACAGGGTGAAAGTATCAGCAAGACCGGGTGAAAGTGTCTGTCGCCTACTTACGGGTGTACTGTTTCGATGAACAACGGGACACCAACCGTACGGTGCCTACTTAGAGGAGACGCGAATGCCAGCGCCAACGCCGACGGGACGCCCGCCTGCGATGACCGACGTGGCGGCGCTTGCTGGAGTGTCACATCAAACTGTTTCCAGGGTCATTAACAATGTCGGCAAAGTGCGTCCGGAAACCAGAGACCGCGTTCTAGAAGCAATCCGAGAACTCGGCTATCGGCGCAACGAGACCGCGAGGGCGCTCGCGACCAGTCGCTCCAAAATGATTGGAATAATTGCTCCAGCCGAGGTGAACTACGGGCCCTCGCAGATGCTCTCGGGCATTGAGTTGGCCGCCAAAGAGGCGGGCTATTTCGTAAGCATCTCAGCGCTGGATGAACTCACTGAAGAGTCTTTCGACGACTCAATCAACATGTTCTTTGGTCTTGGAATCGCCGGGATAATCGTTATTGCTCCGGTACACCAGTTTGCGAAGGAGCTTCGCAATATTCCCCCCGAAGTTCCAACTGTCGTCGTTTCTTCCACCGGGGATAAAGATCAGTCATACCTGACATTCGTTGGAGTTGACCAGCGCGAAGGTGCAAGATCAGCGGTCAGACACCTAATCGCACAGGGATGTCGCACGATCGCGCACATCGCCGGTCCTTCAACCTGGTTTGATGCTATCGAGCGTGAAGCGGGTTGGCGGGAAACCCTTGAAGAAGCGGGACTACCAGAAGGGCCGCTACTACGTGGAACCTGGAGCGCAACTTCGGGTTACGAACTGACCAAAGAACTCATCAGAGAGGGCGCACCGGACGCCATATTCACCTCGAACGATCAGTTGGCGCTGGGGGCACTTCGCGCGCTCAGTGTCGCTGGGATCGACGTTCCGGGCGAGGTCAAGATAGTTGGATTCGACAACGAACCCGGCTCTGAGTTCTTCTCGACTCCGCTGACTACCGTTCGCCAAAACTTCGACGCGGTCGGTCGAAGTGCAATCAAAGCAATAACTACGTTGATTAATCACGGCGAGTCTAACGATCTGCTGATCAAGTCAGATTTGGTAGTACGCGAGTCTGCCTAGCTCAATCCGCACGATTCAGTATTCATGATCGTGATGGTGGACGAGATTGACCCAGGCTAAAGCGCGGTTGCATTTGAACGATTTACGGAAGATCTGTTAACCGCCAAGCCCGCTATCTTCGGTTCAACACACCATGATCCGATATCGAATCGTTATCTTGTGGCTAGCAATTTCGCGAATGTTAGCGCTAACCTTACGTGCAGGGGCACGCCCCACCTGTAGGTCTTAGAAAGTATGACCACAGAATCTCAAGGAGGAGCAGAAATGCGAAAGAGCATTCGAAACGGGTTCATTGCGAC
The sequence above is a segment of the Actinomycetaceae bacterium MB13-C1-2 genome. Coding sequences within it:
- a CDS encoding Na+/H+ antiporter subunit D, whose translation is MNVEVFAWALPLPVLIPLIFAGITLLLFRRPRAQQIVSILGMTLSTAVGIILVIAAGSGSPLVLDVGSWAAPIGITLVGDRLSTLMLVVSQIVSLAVLVYSVAQNLSDSTPSAPVAVYHPTFLILSAGVSNAFLTGDLFNLYVGFEILLAASFVLITLGGTRGRVRAGTVYVVVSLVSSVIFLTAIAWIYGVTGTVNMALLSTRLSELPAETTLAMELLLLVAFGVKAAVFPLGAWLPDSYPTAPAPVTAVFAGLLSKVGVYAIIRLEFVLFPGDRLADLLGVLGILTMIVGILGAVAQDDAKRLLSFTLVSHIGFMLWGISLNTAAGLAATIYYAAHHIIVQTALFLLVGLMERHAGTTSLTKLSDLAKRAPFIAVMFLISVMNLVGMPPLTGFIGKLGLAEASAASGTPMAWTLLGFGLLTSLLTLYVAVKFWNKAFWQPRGAEASDHLLPADGERLSGRQERRLRRLRIVSRPTRRAERIVEASRTQLEKGSNDANPLMYGVVASLVVLQVCMAVFSGPIYKFTTESAEFLYEPGAYTQAVLPDGGRGAGESYEESLRPPKPPWIPEQTVPPLESPDTEELPSVGGGNQ
- a CDS encoding ATP-binding cassette domain-containing protein, which gives rise to MESSGPTGTPSVSARDLTKTYASGPTYKVALEHVTFRAGPREFVAVVGSAGAGRSTLLHCLAGITAPTSGSVYVGMRNLTKMTPRRRAKFLGRTIGAMLEDLGLLPDLTARDNILYPARRRVSESQFQDMVDALGIRTVLHRKPEDLSYGDRQLVALARAMVFRPKLLVLDKPTLFLDHEQEARVGAILKSLVNREGTTVVAATDSDDFAAGADRVVLLKDGRIASEVKAPTLEKVQELLGTRHGDAAELSSRQPDDATSSGEEVDQPWPVTLTDDYLPDHSAMPSLVEGEGDPVATGKSVSDLVESPAGPTQALSKRQVDVIDRAKQILDSLPGAVAPEQDWIEDLYSEDQSSRD
- a CDS encoding Na+/H+ antiporter subunit E, coding for MTHKNSRLTDEEERAQTAARRKLREAGADAGANLSMGPRVSPAMTLWLVIVWTIMFQQISWLVVLSGILFAVVIQVVFPMPSHSHLWHVRIGYSIVLVARFIWDLIVAGVQVSWLVLSGSSHPDGIIECRMRSGNPVYLTVVAAMCSMVPGTVVLKIDPSKKLMYLHALNLPAQGGADGVRLSAREQEKRVLLAMATNPVVIAAGYGKYLPIAGKKEGKD
- a CDS encoding phage holin family protein produces the protein MTSGTTPEFEEISVDEIWDDDSRSSRRVPPTKPVHPSIVELVQTVISEGQTLITSQIQLLKMKGQTTGKKIAIAAGLILTALVLVFYMIGWLLRTIELALANVLPGWAASLIVAGILLVAIIVLVLIGVNVVKRAVADKPTAEGFQTDLDVVKEAVKEGKGE
- a CDS encoding Na(+)/H(+) antiporter subunit C; protein product: MTGPSLVILAFVGILIGSGVYLALERTLSRIFIGLSLITNGVNLLILAMGGAAGLPPLLGRDESVIVDPLPQAMILTSIVLSLGTTAFGLALAYRSWLLTGNDEVADDVEDRRLSRLLGKRASSVDDSFAEGTEDRTVFYDRDEVPHFERPTPAEIRSLREELLKSEDESSADGANS
- a CDS encoding DUF3073 domain-containing protein, with protein sequence MGRGRQKAKNMKVARKLKYFSPETDFNSLQRELSTAEQSDDSPQDSNDEDEYWDDSPSAGWRYSAWEEDEEED
- a CDS encoding LacI family DNA-binding transcriptional regulator, with the protein product MPAPTPTGRPPAMTDVAALAGVSHQTVSRVINNVGKVRPETRDRVLEAIRELGYRRNETARALATSRSKMIGIIAPAEVNYGPSQMLSGIELAAKEAGYFVSISALDELTEESFDDSINMFFGLGIAGIIVIAPVHQFAKELRNIPPEVPTVVVSSTGDKDQSYLTFVGVDQREGARSAVRHLIAQGCRTIAHIAGPSTWFDAIEREAGWRETLEEAGLPEGPLLRGTWSATSGYELTKELIREGAPDAIFTSNDQLALGALRALSVAGIDVPGEVKIVGFDNEPGSEFFSTPLTTVRQNFDAVGRSAIKAITTLINHGESNDLLIKSDLVVRESA
- a CDS encoding aldo/keto reductase family protein, whose translation is MVEYRYLGNSGLKVTEITYGNWMTHGSQVEDDQAIKTVHRALDLGITSFDTADVYANREAERILGKALKGLDRDTFEVFTKVYWPVGGRGANQGGLSRKHIFDGLHGSLKRLDVDYVDLFQAHRFDYETPLEETFQAFADLVHQGKAMYIGVSEWTAEQIRDGHKLAKDLGIQLVSNQPQYSALWRVIEDKVIPTCAGLGISQIVWSPMAQGVLTGKYIPGEELPAGSRAADKKGGARTVEQFMAPETLEAVQKLKPIANECGLTMPQLAIAWVLSNPNVAAALVGASRPEQLDDNVKASGVKLEPAVVTKINEVLAPVSVTDPKETYRVSPKTRPLA
- a CDS encoding monovalent cation/H+ antiporter complex subunit F, with translation MVLATQVIVGVSLGMLFASALLSLVRLVLGPTALDRAISIDVITAAVIGTVVVLIAWWQRTDLMVLLIIFALTAFFSTVTVSRYVANTAISRHEESLAAQSRKTRQENDPKEARE
- a CDS encoding Na+/H+ antiporter subunit A, coding for MLLLLALHFTAAICAPAIIGRFGRNAFYGLALVPATAFIYAVANTQRIMASPIQESYRWVPSLDLEIAFVIDVTTWLMMMIVGGVGTLVMIYTARYFSAGASGLGRFGGIFLAFSGSMLGVVTADQTMTLYVFWELTSVMSYLLIGFHHGRRPARSAARQAILTTGGAALAMFAGLVIMGEAPGGSYRISQLLENLRSGAMDATSPLVITAAVLIMIGALAKSAQVPFHFWLPGAMAAPTPVSAYLHAASMVKAGVYLIARLTPGFYMIPGWSQIAVTFGLMTMVIGAYRALKQRDLKLILAYGTVSQLGLMTAAVGFGTASTLAAGKVILVAHALFKSSLFLTVGAVESSTGTRDIWELSGLWKKNPLLAVFAGLSCLSMAGVPITTGYLGKEAVISALYSGTDANWLPASNVAEHANTLLPTPNGAIGWILLIIVSLASMLTVAYSWRFWWGAFGTKQITVEMEAEKVPGSMLAPIGILAAGALLGGAASGFQAIGDRMTEGMPGHSHIALWSGPGPAVVTAIILGGGILLAAFRPQVSRIQRSVTLPISAVKVYSWILRELEVLASFVTVSTQRGSLPAELSTIFSAVIVVGAYALFRAPVPSVMPQYWDSLLQLGIVIVGVVAVIATISSKNRIRAALALGAVGMSVSLLFAQYGAPDLALTQLAVEAVSIVVFILVLRKLPAQFSYRPLMSSRITRLIISVGVGLVASVGGYYAISSRIHDPVSKDMPAEALNFGYGKNIVNVILVDMRAWDTVGELSVLLVTATGVASLIYIVTRTSRAATASREQSRSNEGPNGSFLVAGRMQDKARRSVVLEVSTRLLFPTMIMLSIWLLFVGHNNPGGGFAGGVIAGLAFVLRYLAGGRHELAEAMPIPAGYLLGAGLFISAAGGALPLFYGRSVLQSVPIDISLGALGDLHFTTAMILDIGVYVLVLGLVIDLVSALGAEIDYQSERASQGRRPAPAAPLRKMSNHEEAVKK
- the mnhG gene encoding monovalent cation/H(+) antiporter subunit G, translating into MTQILDLIGALFILAGSTFTLIAAIGLVRFNDLFSRTHAAAKPQMLGLMLMLVGLMFMERTWAWFAICTLVIAIQMVAAPVASHLLGRAAYMTGLAESESLVLDELKEGDPNADAEEAPKISEGS